GCATAGTGGGCCTCTTCTCTGGGTCTGCATCCCAGCAGTTGGTAATCCACATTTTTATCTGTGCAGAATGTTGAATGCCGTTCACAACATTCAGATCAGGCCGCAGACCTGCAGAGGCATAAAATGATaagcttaaaataaaattatcaaaGGTATCTTACCTTctattactttatttaaaataaagtaactGGTTTTATTCTCCAGATTGTAGAACGGTTTCTTTCGTGAAATCACCTCGCACAGTATTATCCCAAAACTATAAACATCGCACTTTTCTGTGTACTTCGACCCTTCTACAATCTAGGAAGAACAATATTTCCATCAGTTATACTCGTATctattaaattattcttttaaaatacaaacttCTGGTGCCATGTAATACGACTCTCCAACCATTTTCGTCATTGTTGTAGGCTTAATACATATGAAATCCGATAAGGAAATCTTTAGAGTCTGATAATTGTTAAACAGAAGCAGTTTCTTTGGTTTAAGATCGCCATGAATAATGTTTTGTTGATGCATAAATGCGACACCCTACAAATTCAAAGAGAATACTTTATTGCACGATTCAaagataattaataaaatttaccTTGGCCAATTGAAGCATCCATGTTAAAGCATTTTGATATGAAGAATCACCTAGATGTAGAGCATTATAGAGATTTCCGCAATCAGCATACTCCGAGAGTAGACATGTTCTGCGATCTGTATTAGTTCTTATGtcataatatatcaatatattccTATGGCGAAGTCGTGAAACAAATGTTGATTCTGTTAAAACTCTGCCCCTGTATATTTTTACTGCGATTATCTTCTCGTCTTCTTCTGTTCTCCAAATTGCCTTAAAAACGTCACTAAATGTTCCTGAGCCAATGTACTACatattataagaaaatatgtaaataactTGTGCATTctatttaaagcaaaacaaataccTCTTTTGTTATGACTTTTGGCGTTATAACTTCTGAAGTTGCGCTCTGTTCACATCCGGAAATACCTATATTTCCTAAAACTTTCAGATTTTCAGAGAGGTCCAGGTCCTCTAAAGTTAGCTCTTTCATGTTACAGTATTCTTTGTTGtttgaatacaaaaaatgtatatctCTTATAACGTCTTGCATTGCTGGTCGCTGCTTAGAATCTCCATCCCAACACTGTTCTATAAGTTTTATTATCAGATCAGATTTGTCCATATTTTGTATGTCATTTATGAGTGGACGGTCGCCTACAAAAGCAATAATGGTAAGTAAATGAATATgtccaacattttaaaa
This DNA window, taken from Drosophila nasuta strain 15112-1781.00 chromosome 2L, ASM2355853v1, whole genome shotgun sequence, encodes the following:
- the LOC132794487 gene encoding putative mitogen-activated protein kinase kinase kinase 7-like isoform X2; the protein is MELAGCFNAPSPKILHRDLKPQNLLLFNDCRTLKICDFGTAKELATKMSNGVGTARYMAPEVSIENSYTEKCDVYSFGITFWEVMSKKKPFYHLGETVDFHIQKKAIEGDRPLINDIQNMDKSDLIIKLIEQCWDGDSKQRPAMQDVIRDIHFLYSNNKEYCNMKELTLEDLDLSENLKVLGNIGISGCEQSATSEVITPKVITKEYIGSGTFSDVFKAIWRTEEDEKIIAVKIYRGRVLTESTFVSRLRHRNILIYYDIRTNTDRRTCLLSEYADCGNLYNALHLGDSSYQNALTWMLQLAKGVAFMHQQNIIHGDLKPKKLLLFNNYQTLKISLSDFICIKPTTMTKMVGESYYMAPEIVEGSKYTEKCDVYSFGIILCEVISRKKPFYNLENKTSYFILNKVIEGLRPDLNVVNGIQHSAQIKMWITNCWDADPEKRPTMHELMTNFTHIA
- the LOC132794487 gene encoding mitogen-activated protein kinase kinase kinase 20-like isoform X1, translated to MVHRTSRLKKFRPFMEDLAIEKEFGLLSLANHDNIVRFLGITKDGDNKTVMVMEYAECGSLYNMLHNNGISLAYTRRNGIGWMLQCAKGVEYLHKFSPKILHRDLKPQNLLLFNDCRTLKICDFGTAKELATKMSNGVGTARYMAPEVSIENSYTEKCDVYSFGITFWEVMSKKKPFYHLGETVDFHIQKKAIEGDRPLINDIQNMDKSDLIIKLIEQCWDGDSKQRPAMQDVIRDIHFLYSNNKEYCNMKELTLEDLDLSENLKVLGNIGISGCEQSATSEVITPKVITKEYIGSGTFSDVFKAIWRTEEDEKIIAVKIYRGRVLTESTFVSRLRHRNILIYYDIRTNTDRRTCLLSEYADCGNLYNALHLGDSSYQNALTWMLQLAKGVAFMHQQNIIHGDLKPKKLLLFNNYQTLKISLSDFICIKPTTMTKMVGESYYMAPEIVEGSKYTEKCDVYSFGIILCEVISRKKPFYNLENKTSYFILNKVIEGLRPDLNVVNGIQHSAQIKMWITNCWDADPEKRPTMHELMTNFTHIA